Part of the Pirellulales bacterium genome is shown below.
CTGGCAATCTTCGGGGGTCGTGCGGCGGATTGGAATCTTGATTGGAATCATTAACGACTGTTGCGGGAATTGGTGTCCGGTGACTCACGACGGTCAATATCCGGTCGTCAGGCAAAAGGCGACGTCCGATCCCCAAAATAGTCATGCTCAACGGCGAATGCAAGCGCGGGCACCACACCGGCACTGTTTTGAGCGGAGTCTCGCGCTGATGCCGGCACGTGCGACGAATGATCGGCAACTCATCGACCCGGCCCACCGACTTCGGGACAGCCAACAAAAACAATCCCGTGAATCCCGTCGAGATTTTTCTGACAGGATTTTGAGGATTTGTGCGCGAAAAGACGAGCCGGAGAGACTCGCGTCTCACCGGCTCTTCTGATGGCATTCGGATCGGTTTGGAATCGCCCTCACTCCATTTCGACAAGCTCATGGCAGGCCGGCGATGGAGCAAGGCGGAACGGCTAGCGGCGGTTCAATTGCATCAAGAGCCGCAGCACGTAGTAGAAGAGCAATGCCACAGAGGCGAACAGGGCGAGCGAGGCTGCTACGTGTTGGCCGATCCGATAATGGTGCATTACGTTCGACGTGTCGTACAGGATGTATCCGCAGGCGAAGGCGATCATCGCCACGCTGAACGGAATCCCCAGCGCGTGATTGCTGAACACGGCCCAAGCTACAAGCACCAGCGATGCCAGGCCCATCAGCATCAGGATCGTGCGCAGGTACGAGAAGTCGTGGCCGGTGACGAACACGATCATCGTCAGTCCGCCGAACATCACGGCCGTGATCATCCCGGCCTGCGGAATCACGCCCGGATAGAAGCGATCGGCAATGAGCAAGATCGGCAAGAAGACGATCGATTCGGCGACGACGTAGAGCCCGAGCCCGGCGTATTGCTTTGAGACTGAAGTGGCAGACTGGGCCCAGCTCGACGCCAAGTAACTGATGCCGATGAACAGGGCCATGACGATCAGCCAGCTATAACGCTGGGCGAGCATCAAATCGACTATTTGCGCGCCGATCGGTAGATTGAGCAAGATTGCTTCGATGCCGATAAAGGCGAGCACGGCTCCGCCGAGGTGCAGATAGGTCTTGCGGATGAAGTCGGTGCGCTCATCGACCGCCGCGTTGGCCGCGATCGTGCCCCAAGATGACTGGTACGGGTTCTCGGAATAACTCATGGCCTTGGGCCTCCCAATAATTTGATCGTTGCTGACGGTCTTACAATATCATACCTCAAACTGGCTGCCAAGAAGGGCTTGTGAGCACCTAACAAATCCGGCTGGGAGAAGGGGACAGTCCCGGTTTTGCTGCCGACCGTTGCGGCGATGGTGCCCGCTCCGCAAAAAGGGGACAGTCCCCGCCGGATTCGTTAGGCGCTCTGAATAGCGACAGCGGGTGCCCCGTCCCGCATTTTCATCGGCGACTCAAGCGGAATTGGAGCAAGTCCCAAAGTAGCAGCGCGACCGAGGCGAGCAGGGCCAGCGAGGCTGCCGTATATTGCCAGAGGTGAAACTCGTACATGACTCTCGACGTTGTGTACAGCATGTAAGCGCCGGCCAGGCCGATGATCGCCACGACGACGGGAATTGCGAGCGGATGACTCGTCGAAGCGCCCCAGGCGATAATCAAGAGCCCAGCCAGCCCGCCGAACAACTGGAGAAGTCGCCGTAGGATGAAACTCTGGGCCGTCACGAGCACGATCGACGTCAGCCCGCCGAACATCACGGCCGCGATCATTCCAATCTGCGGAAGCACGCGATCCGGACCGATCCGCTCGACGACCAGCAGCAACGGCATAAAAACGACGGCCTGCGCGACGATGTAAAATGCCAGCCCGGCGTATTGCATCGGGACCGTCTTGGCCGATTCCGCCCAATAGTCTCCGAAATGGCCAACCGCGACGAACAGCACGATCACGACAAGCCAACAATAAGGGGCGGCGAGCATCAGGTCCGCCAACGACGGCCCGAACGGAACTTGCAACAGGATCGCCTCAACGCCAATCAAGGCAAACACGCCGCCGCAGATGTGCAGGTAGCACTTACGAACGAAGCCGGCCCGCTCGTCGGCCGTCGCATAGGCCGCCGAAATTGCCCCAGCCAATGGATCCGGATTCTCGGAAAAGCTCATGCGGTCGATTCGCGAACTTGGTTCAATGTTATTGCATCATAACATGAGTGTGCCTGACAAGTCTGGCGGGGGAGAGGGGGACAGTCCCCGGCGGATTTGTAAGGCGGTCTTCGAAACGGGTTTCGCGGCAACCGCCGCCCGCATAGAATCAGGAGTTCGCCGTCCGGAGATTCGGCACGAGGGTTCTGCCCGTTCTCATCCAAAAAGGCGGCGAGAGGCTGTAGCTCAGTCGGTAGAGCAACGGACTTTTAATCCGTAGGTCTTGGGTTCGAGTCCCAACAGCCTCAATGCCCTAGGAATCACTCCTGGCCGCTTTTTGCTCAGCACCACCGACCTTGCGCATCCCTTGATCGGTCGTGTTGCCGAGAATCTTATCCAGGCCAATCGAAATCATTTTCCTACCGCGGATTCCAGTAACCCACTGGAGTCCTTCGTCTTAGACTTGACTGCGGGCGAGCCGAATCAGGCACGGAACGCGGTGCAGCAAGTTATGGAACGCGATATGCGGCGCCGTGATTGGCGGCAAAGCAGGTAGCCATTGCGTATTTACCGAGCTACCTCTCGCTTGATGCCGTAAGAACGAGAAGAAGGAGAACCATCATGAGAGAGTTTCTATCCGTCGGTCGAGCGTTGATTGTGGCAGCGGTTGGTATGGCTCTACTCCTGGGGCGCGTGAGCGCCGCCGATCCGCCGGCAAATCCGCCCAAGGACGTCCCGCCAAAGGGCGCCGCGCCAAAAGATGTCGCGCCCAAGAACGCGGCTCCCAAGGAGGCTAATCCGCAACCCAGCAACAAGGATTCAAAGGACGCCGCACCGCGCGAGCCCGCGAAGAACCCGCGCGATGTGACTCCGGCCCCGCGGGAGACCAACCCGGCGCTTCGTGAAAAAGCGCAGAATCCTAAGGACACGGCTCCGCGCGAGACGACGCCAGCCCCGCGCGAGACGAGCCCTACTTCTCGCGATCGCGAAGCGATACCCGCTCCGGGCAGCACCGATCGGCGCAACGCCGACCAACGATCGACCGCTCGAGACGTGCACCGGCAAGCTCACCGATCCGATCGTGATTTGGGGATCACATTCGGTCGCGTCACCGAGCGCGGGCTGGCCGTTTCCGATTTGGCGAAGACCAGTATGCTTTTTAAAGCAGGCCTGCGCCCTGGAGATTTCATCATTTCAGTGAACGGCCATCGACTTGCGCGGCCGGATGATTTCGATCAGTTTGTTTATGGCATGAACAACGATGAGCGAATCACGGTGGTCGTCTGGCGAGACGGGCGCGAGGAGGTCGTTTACCTGGAACCAAGCATTTTCTACGTCGATGAGGTGTATGACGACGATTTCGCCTACTTCGGCGTGGTGTTCGACGACCGCTATCCCGATCGGCTGATTGTCCGCCGTGTCTATCCCGACACGCC
Proteins encoded:
- a CDS encoding PDZ domain-containing protein; translated protein: MREFLSVGRALIVAAVGMALLLGRVSAADPPANPPKDVPPKGAAPKDVAPKNAAPKEANPQPSNKDSKDAAPREPAKNPRDVTPAPRETNPALREKAQNPKDTAPRETTPAPRETSPTSRDREAIPAPGSTDRRNADQRSTARDVHRQAHRSDRDLGITFGRVTERGLAVSDLAKTSMLFKAGLRPGDFIISVNGHRLARPDDFDQFVYGMNNDERITVVVWRDGREEVVYLEPSIFYVDEVYDDDFAYFGVVFDDRYPDRLIVRRVYPDTPAFLAGLREGDVITTWHGERITNLADFGRILHRIEPGTVDFEYMRESKPMRADAKLGRREGVSSATRPEPPARAPR
- a CDS encoding Bax inhibitor-1 family protein, whose translation is MSYSENPYQSSWGTIAANAAVDERTDFIRKTYLHLGGAVLAFIGIEAILLNLPIGAQIVDLMLAQRYSWLIVMALFIGISYLASSWAQSATSVSKQYAGLGLYVVAESIVFLPILLIADRFYPGVIPQAGMITAVMFGGLTMIVFVTGHDFSYLRTILMLMGLASLVLVAWAVFSNHALGIPFSVAMIAFACGYILYDTSNVMHHYRIGQHVAASLALFASVALLFYYVLRLLMQLNRR